Proteins from a single region of Haloarcula laminariae:
- a CDS encoding HalOD1 output domain-containing protein — protein sequence MDHTRHPDTPMTVAVAEAVSSFENCDPTALPPLHDTLDADALDTLFETGGDRSCTVFFAFSDSYVTIENGERIVVEAAETSQVSS from the coding sequence ATGGACCACACGAGACACCCAGACACGCCGATGACTGTCGCAGTCGCTGAAGCGGTGAGTTCCTTCGAGAACTGTGACCCGACCGCCCTGCCGCCGCTACACGACACCCTAGACGCCGACGCGCTGGACACGCTTTTCGAGACCGGCGGCGACCGCAGTTGCACCGTCTTCTTTGCCTTCAGTGACTCGTACGTCACCATCGAGAACGGCGAGCGGATTGTCGTTGAAGCGGCCGAAACCAGTCAGGTGTCATCGTAA